A section of the Humulus lupulus chromosome 2, drHumLupu1.1, whole genome shotgun sequence genome encodes:
- the LOC133816128 gene encoding thaumatin-like protein, whose product MKLPDFFVAFLLCLGSQFLLFGNTKAHTVTFYVHNKCSFPIWPAVAPNNGYPVLANGGFHLPPGQTRRVIAPWKWTGRLWARTGCNFATNWSPACETGDCDGRLECNGLIGTPPVTLVQISVQIDQTKPNYYDVSLVDGYNLPVSVAARPSSAKCTIGGCVENLNSLCPEELKVLNDVGEVVACKSGCLKFNLDSFCCRNQYGSPDKCRPNVYSKLFKEACPSCYSYAYDSPPPLASCAAKEYVVTFCPSTWARGNTTAAGSDVSR is encoded by the exons ATGAAGTTACCAGATTTCTTTGTTGCTTTTCTCCTGTGCCTCGGATCTCAATTCCTGCTATTTG GAAATACGAAAGCTCATACGGTGACGTTTTACGTGCACAACAAATGCTCATTTCCCATATGGCCAGCAGTAGCACCCAACAACGGCTATCCAGTCCTAGCAAACGGCGGCTTCCACCTCCCACCCGGCCAAACCCGCCGAGTCATCGCCCCATGGAAATGGACCGGCCGGTTATGGGCCCGAACCGGGTGCAACTTCGCCACTAACTGGAGCCCAGCTTGTGAAACCGGGGACTGCGATGGACGACTCGAGTGTAACGGGCTAATAGGTACTCCTCCGGTGACGTTGGTCCAAATTTCGGTCCAAATAGACCAGACTAAGCCCAATTACTACGACGTGAGCTTGGTGGACGGATACAATCTTCCCGTCTCGGTGGCGGCCCGACCCAGCTCGGCAAAATGTACAATCGGAGGGTGCGTGGAGAATTTGAATAGTTTGTGTCCAGAGGAGCTGAAGGTGTTAAACGACGTCGGAGAAGTGGTGGCATGCAAGAGCGGTTGCTTGAAGTTTAATTTGGATTCGTTTTGTTGCCGAAACCAGTACGGAAGCCCAGATAAATGTAGGCCCAATGTGTATTCTAAGCTGTTTAAAGAGGCATGTCCTTCTTGTTATAGCTACGCCTATGATTCGCCGCCTCCCTTGGCCAGCTGTGCTGCCAAGGAGTACGTGGTCACATTTTGTCCCTCCACGTGGGCTCGCGGGAATACTACCGCCGCAGGTAGTGACGTGTCACGTTAA